Proteins encoded by one window of Acetivibrio thermocellus ATCC 27405:
- a CDS encoding DUF5317 domain-containing protein, translating to MLYLTVMLIAFVLALAVQGMKGKPCDFSGIRLRKMWLAIVAFVLQTVTRILGIRGVESAVKFSFLIQAVVFVLLLFCFWFNREYIGLWFVGLGASLNALVMLVNGGRMPVSLEAMQKAGIKEVTEMIMSGADNKHAVISSTTKLKFLADIIHLPGFIGQGMGVVSIGDLVVALGLFVFVFELFTHPMTALKALKKENVK from the coding sequence TTGCTTTATCTGACCGTCATGCTTATTGCCTTTGTTTTGGCGCTGGCAGTCCAAGGGATGAAAGGAAAACCCTGTGATTTTTCCGGTATCAGGCTTCGCAAGATGTGGCTGGCTATAGTCGCTTTTGTCCTTCAGACCGTTACAAGGATTTTAGGAATCAGAGGGGTTGAAAGTGCCGTAAAATTCAGCTTTTTAATTCAGGCTGTAGTATTTGTTTTATTACTTTTCTGCTTTTGGTTCAACAGAGAATATATCGGTTTGTGGTTTGTCGGACTTGGGGCTTCACTGAATGCTCTGGTGATGCTTGTAAACGGAGGAAGGATGCCGGTAAGCCTTGAGGCAATGCAAAAGGCCGGAATCAAAGAAGTAACGGAGATGATAATGTCCGGCGCTGACAACAAGCATGCTGTTATAAGCAGCACCACAAAGCTTAAATTTTTAGCTGATATTATACATTTGCCCGGTTTTATCGGACAGGGAATGGGTGTGGTAAGTATTGGAGATTTGGTTGTGGCATTGGGATTGTTTGTATTCGTCTTTGAGTTGTTTACACATCCCATGACGGCATTAAAAGCATTAAAAAAGGAAAATGTAAAATAA
- a CDS encoding YerC/YecD family TrpR-related protein gives MNSKIRDELTDKLFEAILLLDNIEECYDFFEDICTISEIKAMAQRLEVARMLREGKTYTEISERTGASTATISRINRALNYGADGYKKILDRMYNKK, from the coding sequence ATGAACTCAAAAATCAGGGATGAATTGACGGATAAGCTTTTTGAGGCCATCCTTCTCCTTGACAATATAGAGGAGTGTTATGATTTTTTTGAGGATATATGCACTATTTCGGAAATAAAGGCCATGGCCCAGAGGCTTGAAGTTGCAAGGATGCTGAGAGAGGGCAAAACGTATACTGAAATAAGTGAGAGAACCGGGGCAAGTACCGCAACAATAAGCAGAATAAACCGCGCTTTAAATTACGGTGCTGATGGTTATAAAAAGATTCTTGACAGGATGTACAACAAAAAATAA